ttttgtgttaCCCACCCATCCagttttttaaacatacttttatttttacttcactgCTTTTTTAGAAGTATTCTCAAATATGAGTTATATTTCAtgaagagactttttaaaataatccttcactttcatttttctttgcctcCTCTGAAGACTATTCAGTGTTCCTTCTCAAGCTTGAAATCATCTTACTTAAATTAAGCTcagcaaaaacattttttcctcagAGGAAAGCGGTTTGCTggatacttttaaattaaaattttaaatgataaaatcagAGCTTTAAAACAAGGTTTCTCTGTAACATACCCAGGAGTTCCCTCCCCCCAGCAAGCTGTCATCAGGAAAACAGTTTCACATTGCTTAGCGGTCAGTGGCAggaaatcatttttgtttcatgctccagcttttcttcctttaagagaaaaattggaaacatctTAATGAAGGGTATGTGCACGGGAGGATAGATAGTGCTGAGGGTGTGGTTTTTAGGTATTTTGTCATTGGATTTTTTGGTCAGGATCCTTAATGTTTTGCATCAGCTTGGGCTTTTAAATTAGATGTGAAGTAAGActtctttctacatttttatagttaatttaGTGAAAGATGTGAAAGTGAAAGCTTGTGAAAGATGCTGGGATTGGCAGCCCCGCAGACTGAAGTCCTCTGTTCATCCACAGAACAGGTACAGCACGGGCAAGATTTACCCACCCACCCTCAGCCCTGATCTGGAGGGACCGCCAGTAGGGGTGGGAGGGTAATTCAGCTTCTGAGGCCCTTTCACTCCTTGGAGTCTTTGCTGAGGCGACTTACAAAGGTGACCACTGcagtgaaatttttctttaaaaaaaaaatgaaaacacaattagGAACTAGATGGACATTTCCAGCTCATTTCTGAAAGACCTAGGAACAGCAGTCAGTAATTCTTGGctgtcttttcttatttcagATCCAAAAAGCTAATCCAGGAATCGGATCAGCACCTGAAAGATGTAGAAAAAATTTTGCAGAACGACAAACGGTATCTAGTACTAGACTGTGTGCCCGAGGAGAGGCGTAAACTGATTGTGGCCTACGTGGATGACCTGGATCGCCGGGGTCCACCCCCGCCTCCCACAGCGTCAGAGCCTACAAGACGGTCaacaaaataattctgaataCTCTGCCACAGGGGTATCTGTTAATTCAAAACGCTTGCATGAGCCAATTTTCAGGTTTTTACATTTATGTGCATTAGTCAAACTATTGCAGAACCATCTGATGAACAGACGGAGAAGCATTCTTGAACAGTTTCTGAACAGAGAACactttggaaatatttatgcttttctttgtgtGGCATGACTGACATACATACTCAAACATAGGCTGTCTAGTAAATCTAAAATCTTGAAGCTAAAAATCATCCTTTTATGAGGTGTGGAAATCAGTGACCTTTGGTGACGTTCTTTCTAGCAGTGTTACACATGCAAGACGTAAGAGCGTTTGTGGTTTGAACTTGCAAGATGCAAGTACCACAGACTCCAGAAAAACCTAAGttggagtttgttttgttttgattttgtttcttaaagcgggtaaaagaaaaaacactgaaaattgaaTTCTTATCTTCCAGAGGCTAAGATTATTATAATGGACATACTTTTACCTTTGTCTCTAAAGaacacttttgttttatttgttcacttATGTGCTTTGATTATCCCTTTGGATTATAGGCCACGTCTTGTTTAGCCTAAGAGAAGATTTGTTTAGTAATTCTTCTCAGGTATGGAAGCACGGTCATAACTAACATGTTGGTCAGACTAGGACTGCTGGTTAAATACACTTTATTCACCATTAAGTGATCTTTACCAATATTCTGGATTAGACAACAAATTACCTTTCTTGGGTGTTCCCTGTAAACTATACTCTTGTTTGAatgttaaatttttgtttctaaagtttaattttaagaTGTTTGAATGTTCAGTTTATGTATTTGAACTACAATAAACCAACCCTTTTTATATATGTGGATTGTATCTGATTATTgttatgtaatttataaatactaattttaacCTGTTCTTCAAAGCAGCGGCAAATGTAATTTAGCACAAAGAAAGCTTACTTTAAATCTTGACTAGCACATCGTTTTTAAAGGtgtgaatataataataaataatttgcaGCTTAAAAGGGAAGGAATATGTAAAGAACCATTTTGGTGCTCAGACTCTTAGTATTTTATGGCTTCATAGCAAGaagatgctgatttttttttttgttttcttgtttttgtctttttatattaGCGTATTGATGATGGATACCTTTTTGGACTCCTTTCAGTGTGTCATACACATGATCCCATGTAACTTACCTTTGATTCCCAATTGCTCTTTCTAGCCTTACCTCACCAGTTTAGAAAGATCCTTCTATTTCGTTCCTTTGTAGATTTCTAGTTTCAGAGTTActgcataaataaaatgttaaagaaagatGCATGTTAATAGGATAATTTATTTTCCCTGCTATGATTGCAGCAGAACGCAGGAGGGAGCATAGTAGATCTGTGTGTGTCACGTCCACACAGACAGCCATATATCACACACATAAAACAGTCACATCCGTGTGACTTAGTGCTTAGCTTAAGTATAGTAAGTGCCACAGAAATTACGTGGACTCTGTAGAAGCCTGGACTGGATTATCTGCTAGGGTCTTAATGTACAAAATTGGTAGTTAACAGGAcatgggtttttgttgtttttccccttttttgaagttcatttttattgtaagtCCACTGAGTGATTTTGAAGCTCTATCAGGACTGAAACTGAAGTGTTTGCCAAGAGGAACACAACTACTTAAGAAATACAGCTGTCCTACAATGGTGCAGTTTCTCGAAcgcttaattttgttttctgaattccaCAGAGTATTGTGTGCCCACTGACTACGTTCTGTTTCTCACTGTAGGACAGTGTGAAGAAAATGGTTTGGTGGTATCTATTCTAATTTCCTACATTTGTGTTTGGGATTAGTTTTTTCACATAAGGTGCGAATCAAAATTTCTAGGCAGACTTCTGGAAGGGATCAAGTCAGGACTTTGTATCTATTAGGTTCTTAATGAGAGAGGTATTGTAATTATACTATGTTTCAGTATCTGCATCTTGATTTGGTGCCTGTCAGCAGACTCTTTAGAAATCCGTGGGTCAGTGAGTCCTGAGCCCTGTGCCAACATTAAGGTCGCAGCTGCCTGTGAAGCCCTGTTGTGCTCAGTGATGATTTCAAAAGCAGCATTCAAGACAAAAACAGCTCAAGTCTCCAGAATATCTGAAGTAAaacataattgtttttatttgtttataagtaAAAATGTCAAACACTGGAAGCTTTACATCCTACATTTACTGTAGATAATGAACACAGAAATCTTTAATTGAAATAGTTTGTCACAGTTTTAAAGGTAATCCCATTATATAACTGCTGTCTAACAAAATGTATGTGATCTGAGCCTTAAAATAGAATCTGTAACGGACCAAGGCAAAAGAAAACAGCCCTTACCTTCCGAGTTAGAAAAACAAACCACGACCATTGGTAAAgaatgaacaaaccaaaaaacctacAGACTgaacttgtttttttaagaaaaattccacccacaatgttttcatattttttccattgcttgtactaaatacagatttcttttttcagagagaaaaattagTGAAAGTATCCCAGAATTCCATTACAGAGTAACCAAGAATCATGCATAAATGtccttattatatatttaataggGGAGGAAGTGTATCATCATCATATTTCGTTGGGTATGCTTTAACTTGCTGTAAATTGAATGGTTATTGCCTTTTATTCAAATTCTCTGGTAATATGTTTGgggacacaaaattaattttactgcttttcttttgGCATTGCCTTGTTTTCTATTCTTAGCCAAATTCTCTGTCTTGTGCcccttgaattttctcttttccctacttctctctctgtctctctttctctcattacTCTTGATTATCTTTATAACTTAAAAGCTCTGaggtattttaaaagttgagcAGGGTTCCCGTTCAATGTTATGGGTGAGTTTAATACTCATTTAACAAGAAAGATGACCATCTTTATATTTGAGGGTTACCTTCACGAATTAATACATAGGTTTTAAATCATAGCTTCTGGTTTATCTTGAGAGGAGATGTTGGGAGGAACAGACTGATTTCAGCTTGTCAAAGAGTAACTGCCTCCTGCTGTTTTAGAAGAGGAGTTaattgggaagagaaagaaggatagtttttaagttctttttccaAATTAGAATATAGAATGTCGTGCTAAGCTACTAAAATCCCCAAAGTTAGAAACTGAAGGCTCACTGCTGTGCTTTAAAAAGAGGCAGGTTTTAGTATAAGATGAAGTCTGAATTTACTTAAAACTTAGCCAAAATAAGCCATGGTTCGAAATTAGCCCAGAATTGGAATAAGGTGATGTTCCTTATTCTGCAAAATTCAGCATGGAAATTCTGTATGGATTTTCATTAAGTAACACTTTTTAAGCACATGAAGGtaactcattaaaatgtatatGTTCAAGAAAAGTCTCTTTATAGTGGAAATAGATTTTGAGCTTTGGTTGTGTGAAATAGTTTGATGGGTGAAGCTAGGGTTAGCAGGTTCAGGAAGAAACTAAAGGTAAAGAGGTTAGCCTTTGACAGATAAGCCCTTCTCCAGCTCGTATCAGACTGATGCTAAGGGGTACCTAATAAAACAGCCACTGTGGACGAATGACAGAAGAGCTGGCCTTTCGAATCTCTTGTGACAGAAACAACTTCATACAACACAGTTAAATCTTAGGACAGCCAGGTTATAATTCTGAAACATAATTATTACTCCTAATAGGATATTCTACTTACCAAATTGCACATTTTGAAAATGCAGGCTGCGAAGCATTTTTGTAACTCAATGGTAATAATTTTATCATGTATCATATGGCAAAGTCAACAATATTGATAAGCaacattacaaataaatacactaaTCGCAATTTGTTTTGCTATGAAAGTCATCTATTTATCACAATCTCCTGTCTCTTGATCTTCATGTTCCCAGGGGATAGGGTCATTGTCCTGTACACAAGGGACAGTGTCCCTCTCGTGCCAAAACTGCTCTACATCAGGGAGGATGGGATTCTCAATCTTCTCTTTGCCGGAGGAGGGAGAgccagttttctctttctctggtttgAATGTTGGGGATTCTGGAGATGGAACACTGTCAGGAAGGACCTGTGAGTTACCCGCTGGTGTTTCCTGAGGCTCTGAGGCAGTCGGATGTTTTCTGGTTATCATCCATTTCCATAAGCTTTTCAAGACTTCCTTGAACTCCTCTGACATCACTAGGAAAATGAGAGGATTTGCTGAAGAGATGGAAAACATGAAGACTTGAGACAGGGCTATAAAACCTTGTGGTGGGGCCGGGCCTCCAGCCTTTAGATGCCACATCCACAGCCAAGTTACCCATTCAGGGAGCCACAGAATAGCAGAGGTGACGGCAATGCTCAGCAGCATCACTGTGAGTTGCTTTGAGCGCATCTGGTTTCTGAGATTTTGAGTCTTAGTTCCTCGTTTCTGACATTGGCCATATGCTCTCCAGAAGTAAAAGCTGGCAAAGAGTAATGGCAGGCAGAATACCAGGAGAGGGTAGAGCTTACCAAATATTGACATGAACTCTTCGGCCACAGCAGGTACATCCATGAGGCACATTTCCACACCTGCGTGATGCCTGAGGGTGCTAAAAAGCCATTCTGGCAGGGGTAGCAGGCTAGCCACAGCCCAGATGGCCGCCAACACCGACCAGATGCTGCAGTTGTGGATACTTACGTGCTTGGCTGGGTCACTTGCATACATGAAACATACTTTGGCCACTGCAACGATTGTCAGGCTCTTTGCTGCCATGCATGTGTGGATGAACCAGTCAGAGGACTTGCAGACAAACCAGCCGAGGTCCCAAACACCTTTGGAGTATGCTGTAGCTCGGACAGGTGCAGAaaacagcaggagagagagatcaGCCAGGCTGAGATTCAGCATCAGGGAGTGGATCATGGATGGCTTTCCCCTCCAAGCACTGTGAACGAGGATACCAATCACACACAGGTTCCCCACGAAGCCCACCAGGCAGACAGCCACCAAGAGAGCTGGGACTATAGTCCTCCAGTCCTTGGAGTCCGAGGGCAGGTACCCACCGGCAAAGTGGAGGTGAGCAAAGGACACGTTCATGGTGCTGGAGTTGGAGTCTGCCGAGGCAGCTGTCAGCATCCCCTTTTCCATCCAGCTCCTTGCAGAGGTTagcttctctttgtctttctgcctGGGCTCTTTTGTGTAGGAAATAAATACGTCAGTGTCAAATGACACCTCTGGACCCTCCCCTTGCTTATTTCCTGAGAGCAGACTGTGGAAGAAGGTTGGTTGCTAAGCTCTTCTCGCCGTGTGTGGTATACCTTGGCTGCTCTGACAGGCAGCAGG
The sequence above is a segment of the Camelus ferus isolate YT-003-E chromosome 3, BCGSAC_Cfer_1.0, whole genome shotgun sequence genome. Coding sequences within it:
- the GPR151 gene encoding G-protein coupled receptor 151, with the translated sequence MEKGMLTAASADSNSSTMNVSFAHLHFAGGYLPSDSKDWRTIVPALLVAVCLVGFVGNLCVIGILVHSAWRGKPSMIHSLMLNLSLADLSLLLFSAPVRATAYSKGVWDLGWFVCKSSDWFIHTCMAAKSLTIVAVAKVCFMYASDPAKHVSIHNCSIWSVLAAIWAVASLLPLPEWLFSTLRHHAGVEMCLMDVPAVAEEFMSIFGKLYPLLVFCLPLLFASFYFWRAYGQCQKRGTKTQNLRNQMRSKQLTVMLLSIAVTSAILWLPEWVTWLWMWHLKAGGPAPPQGFIALSQVFMFSISSANPLIFLVMSEEFKEVLKSLWKWMITRKHPTASEPQETPAGNSQVLPDSVPSPESPTFKPEKEKTGSPSSGKEKIENPILPDVEQFWHERDTVPCVQDNDPIPWEHEDQETGDCDK